Below is a genomic region from Paludicola sp. MB14-C6.
TTATATTTATACTGTTTGTATTATAAAGTGATCCAATATCGCTGTGTAATTTCGTTTTCATTGGCTCTTTCATCTTCTAAAATACCATTATTCTTTTGAATCGTTTTTGCAGAACCAATGTTTTCTTTATTACAGCAAACTAAAACTTTTTCTAAACCAAGCTCTTTTGCAATAGGAAGCGAAAGAGCAAGCATTGTAGAAGCATATCCTTTTCTTCGCTCGCTTGGAGCTATACCATAGCCTATATTTCCACCATAATTCAAAAGCATTTCGTTCAATTCAAGGCGGATGTTAATTGCACCGAGAATTTTATGATTGTTATCCATTAAAAAATAGGTGTATGCAGGAACAAACTGAGAAGGACAGGTTTCTTTTTTTTCAAACTTTTCGGTCTGTGTAAGCCAATCCTGATAAGAGTTACCAATCGGTTTTACTGCCGCCGGTATAATTTTCTCGCCTTTTTCATTCCATTCTTTTATAAAATCCCAATATGCCGTTTCATGTTGTGGTATTGGTTTTACTAGTTGTATTTCCATAGTAATTCTCCAATCTATTTACTTAAAAAAGCTTTCATTGTTCCTCTTGTAAAATGAGAAGCTGCTTCTACAACAAATGCATCAAAGTCTACCGCAGATCCATCATTCGCACTGTCAGATATTACACGAATAATACCAAATGGAATATCAAACTCATAGCAAACCTGCGCCACTGCCGCACCCTCCATCTCAACGCATTGGATGTTGCGTACATTTTCTTCTAACCAAGCATTTTTTGAACCATCACAAATAAATTGGTCACCGGATGCTACAGTTCCAATTACCGCTTTCGGTGATCTAATGTGAAATTCGTCTAAATGGCTTTGTGGGATATCCTTTTTTAAATCATTTTCAATAAAAGATGTAACTGCATTATATAAAGCAGAAGTAAGATTTTTATTACTTGGAAAATAGTCAACGTCAACTCTAGGAATTGTGAATAGCTCACCCATAACAACAACGTCATGTTGTACAGTGTAATCACCGATTACAACGTCGCCTACGTTTAATGCCTTATCAATACCACCCGCAGTACCGCAAAAAATTATCTCATCAACGTTGAAGCGGTCAATTAAAATAGTAGTAGTTAAGGAAGCTGCTACTTTGCCAATTCCAGATTTCACAAGAACAACGTCTTTTCCGTATAAATTTCCTTCTATAAATTCTCTATGTGCAATTGCTTTTTTGTCAGATGCCAAAATATCTTGTAACAAAAGGTTAATTTCGCTTTCCATAGCGCAAATAATTCCGTATTTCATTTTTATTATCCTCTCGATGTTTTTTTACGATTATATCATTTTTTTTGCTTTTTAGCAAATAACTTTATTTGCTTCAGTTTGTAGAAAAAATGAAAACGCAAGTAAAAACTAAAAGATAGAAGTAATTTAGTTGCGAAAATTGTTTTTTCGAAAATGACATAAAGTAAAAATATACTACTTTATCAATTTTTAATCGCGTGGTATAATTGCTGGTCGCATAACGATTTTAAAAGAATTTATCTAGGGGAATAAATAAAAATAATAAAGCACAAGCTGAAATTTTATCGCTTTGTATAAACATAGTCGCGATGTCATATAAAAAACAATTTTAAGAAATAAAGCATTTTTTATCCATGCTTTTTGGGGCGATTGCCAAAAAGCATGGTCAGGTTTGGGCGGATAGTCCAATATTGATATAGCATTAACCTTATATCTTGCAAATATCAAATAATTATTAACTTTATCGATAGTATATAGCAAATAACTTTATTTGCTTTTTTACTGTATTAAGATATAATTATGTTTAGGATGATAATATGTTAAAAAGGAGAAACCTTTTATGTGGGAATTACCAAATGAATGGAATAACTTGTTACATGAAGAGATGCATAAACCATATATGCAAAATCTTTATGATTTTATAGAAAATGAATATCATACACAAACGATATATCCTAAAAAAGAAGACTTATTTACTGCATTAAGGTTAACACCATTTACAAAAGTAAAGGTAGTTATTATAGGACAAGATCCTTATCATCAGCCGAATCAAGCGCATGGATTGAGCTTTTCTGTAAAAGAGGGGAATAAGATTCCACCATCATTACGAAATATCTATAAAGAAATAGAAAATAGCATTGGAATAAAATCTTCTGCGTCAGGAGATTTATCACGATGGGCAAAACAAGGTGTTTTGCTGTTAAATGCTATTTTAACAGTACGTGACAGTAGCCCATTAAGTCACAAGGGGAAGGGTTGGGAACTGTTTACCGATCAAATTATTTCTTTTTTGAATCAATCAGATAAGTCAATTGTTTTTTTATTGTGGGGAAATGATGCTAAGAAAAAAGTAGAGTTGATTACTAACCCCAATCACCTTATTTTGACTTCTGTACATCCGAGTCCGCTTTCAGCAAGTAGAGGTTTTTTCGGATGTAATCATTTTCAGTTAGCAAATGAGGCTTTAATTCAAAACGGTTTAGAACCAATTGATTGGAGTTAGCCAATATTACGTTTGTGATAGCACATATGCATGAGGAGAACAAATATGACAACAAGTAAAATCAAATTATTCCGCAATCTTTCGTTTGGAGCGTTATTATTGGTGGCAATAACTGCTATTATTCACATTACAATTAGTATAATTGACTTTTTTAATTGTACTATTACAAGTTTTACTTGGTACGATATAATCTTTTTAACGGGTATTCGTTATGTATTACCAATTTTAATATTACTGTGTTTAACAATTGTGTTTAGCGTTATCTTGAAGAAACACAAGAAATAAGGAAAAGCAGAACAATTTCGTTCTGCTTATCCTTATTTCTTTGTAGATTTAATATAGGAATCTGAGATAGTGGCAATGGGGCATATTGTGCACCATGTGCGAGGCTTATAGAACAATGCAAGTACTAGTCCTAACGTTGTTGTAGTCATCATCATTGAATAAAATCGATAGGATAAATGCGTAATCCAAGGGGCAAAGTAATCCATATGGAACAACTGTGGCATTTCTCCTTTAATCGGTATTGCAATTAAAAATCGTAAGTAAGTCATTGGTTGATTTGCACCAGAATATACTTTTACAGTAGAAATGATGATAATAGATAAGCTTACAATGAAATAGCCAAGCATAATCCATTTCATATTTCCTTTAATGAAAAAGCTTGGGGTTTTTCTTGAAAATTTACTAGTCGTTTTTCCGCATTTCGTATAAAGACTGGCTCTAGGGCAATAACCTTGACACCATGTTTTCTTTTTATCTTTGAACAAAAGAATAAGCGGTAATGCCATGCAGATAAGTCCTAATAATGCAAAATGGATATTCAAAAAACCTAATCCAAAATACAAAAGTGTAAAAATAAAAAGCAGTTTGTGGTTTTTCATTGATATCTCCGTTCCGTTATTCTAAGACTAATGCACGTTTTGGACAAAATGATACACATTTTCCACATTTGATACATTTATCTTTATCTACGGTTGGCGCAGAATATCCTTTTTGTGTAAGTGCACCAACCGGGCAAATCCGAACAGATGGGCAAGTGTGGTTTTGAGGACAACGTTCGATTTTAACAACTAGACTTTTGTCTATATTGTTTTGTGGGTTTTTATTTTGATTTGCGAATAAATTAAAAAATTGGCTCATAATATCCCTCTTTCAAATAATATGATGTTAGTATATCATGTTGATAG
It encodes:
- a CDS encoding GNAT family N-acetyltransferase, which translates into the protein MEIQLVKPIPQHETAYWDFIKEWNEKGEKIIPAAVKPIGNSYQDWLTQTEKFEKKETCPSQFVPAYTYFLMDNNHKILGAINIRLELNEMLLNYGGNIGYGIAPSERRKGYASTMLALSLPIAKELGLEKVLVCCNKENIGSAKTIQKNNGILEDERANENEITQRYWITL
- a CDS encoding 5'-methylthioadenosine/adenosylhomocysteine nucleosidase, whose translation is MKYGIICAMESEINLLLQDILASDKKAIAHREFIEGNLYGKDVVLVKSGIGKVAASLTTTILIDRFNVDEIIFCGTAGGIDKALNVGDVVIGDYTVQHDVVVMGELFTIPRVDVDYFPSNKNLTSALYNAVTSFIENDLKKDIPQSHLDEFHIRSPKAVIGTVASGDQFICDGSKNAWLEENVRNIQCVEMEGAAVAQVCYEFDIPFGIIRVISDSANDGSAVDFDAFVVEAASHFTRGTMKAFLSK
- a CDS encoding uracil-DNA glycosylase → MWELPNEWNNLLHEEMHKPYMQNLYDFIENEYHTQTIYPKKEDLFTALRLTPFTKVKVVIIGQDPYHQPNQAHGLSFSVKEGNKIPPSLRNIYKEIENSIGIKSSASGDLSRWAKQGVLLLNAILTVRDSSPLSHKGKGWELFTDQIISFLNQSDKSIVFLLWGNDAKKKVELITNPNHLILTSVHPSPLSASRGFFGCNHFQLANEALIQNGLEPIDWS
- a CDS encoding 4Fe-4S dicluster domain-containing protein produces the protein MSQFFNLFANQNKNPQNNIDKSLVVKIERCPQNHTCPSVRICPVGALTQKGYSAPTVDKDKCIKCGKCVSFCPKRALVLE